Proteins from a single region of Streptomyces sp. Tu 3180:
- a CDS encoding AIPR family protein → MRHQRDVTGTGWAAVKTTLLEVHQMRSALTQAYQGLIDESDLQRNSSQERERAFLSRAVAATAIRRATGWEPARCAEAVIDGSDDNGIDAVAVVDGSQVWLVQAKWSEKGTAGFHTDAARAFIDGLRLLEDRKFSAFNKKLQPFTAVLDSALGDPNLKINLVIALVGNDPLSSHARAILDRAGDDHHGHGPMLSYSLLTTVELLQQLREDRKPDPVDFTLRMLKWLKRDLPFPSYQGSLWARDVADMYERHGARLFSKNIRQSLGLTRINVGIEKTLTEEPENFWYFNNGITILCDKVEPFYPGRRHPDHPVDLKLTHATVVNGAQTVTSIHRALQQEPEAVTEADVVVRVIALGEDYAGFASRIAETTNTQNDVYRRDFISLDERQATIREDFDLTLGKTYAYKRGEIDPTADSGCSVVQAAVALACAYRTPELAVRAKRDTELLWEPGAQGAYQRLFGEIPSALRIWRCVQIQRETGKILDALRSRLQGRTHAIVQRGDMLITHLVFQLLDLAEIDELSFSVESRLTAIPALTEAIAPSLVHRVNLSYGPTSFPMSIFTDEVRCRELAQMVTEDVRSGAAAPELSYELAQSTRPKLRRKPATVPTLVSAHVIKDGTPLTYVPSNAPEKLATREWLAADERRSQARWQNHRTAPLIWSYDGLAYSVSGLVIRIWGLAGWAEAPAAVQGPTRWQVDGDQTLYELAQAWLAVHEGEE, encoded by the coding sequence GTGCGTCATCAGCGTGACGTGACCGGGACGGGGTGGGCAGCTGTGAAAACAACGCTACTTGAGGTGCATCAGATGCGGTCAGCTCTGACGCAGGCGTACCAAGGACTCATCGATGAAAGCGACCTACAGCGGAACTCCAGCCAGGAGCGAGAACGCGCTTTTCTGTCGCGGGCAGTGGCAGCCACAGCAATCCGTCGAGCAACGGGGTGGGAGCCGGCGCGCTGCGCAGAGGCCGTCATCGATGGAAGTGACGACAACGGAATCGATGCTGTGGCGGTCGTAGACGGTTCCCAGGTTTGGTTGGTGCAGGCAAAGTGGAGCGAGAAGGGAACGGCAGGGTTCCATACCGATGCTGCCCGCGCCTTTATCGATGGACTACGCTTGCTGGAGGATAGGAAGTTCAGCGCATTCAATAAGAAGCTGCAGCCATTCACGGCTGTCCTCGACTCGGCGTTGGGTGACCCTAACCTCAAGATTAACTTGGTCATCGCCCTCGTCGGCAACGATCCACTCAGCTCTCACGCCAGGGCGATCCTTGACCGTGCTGGCGATGATCACCACGGCCACGGGCCGATGCTTAGCTACAGCCTACTGACAACCGTCGAACTGCTGCAGCAGCTACGCGAAGATCGAAAGCCCGATCCGGTAGACTTCACACTCCGAATGCTGAAATGGCTTAAACGAGATCTGCCGTTCCCGTCATATCAGGGAAGCTTGTGGGCGCGGGATGTGGCCGACATGTACGAAAGGCACGGCGCTCGACTCTTCTCGAAAAACATCCGGCAGTCGCTGGGGCTCACCCGTATTAACGTCGGCATCGAGAAGACGCTGACAGAGGAGCCGGAGAACTTTTGGTATTTCAATAACGGCATCACCATCCTGTGTGACAAAGTTGAGCCCTTCTACCCGGGGCGTCGGCATCCCGACCACCCCGTAGACTTGAAGCTGACGCACGCCACTGTCGTGAATGGCGCACAAACAGTTACGTCCATCCATAGGGCCTTGCAGCAGGAACCGGAGGCGGTGACAGAGGCCGATGTGGTGGTGAGAGTGATCGCCCTGGGCGAAGACTACGCCGGATTCGCCTCTCGGATTGCCGAAACCACAAACACGCAGAATGATGTTTACCGTCGAGATTTTATCTCCCTCGATGAGCGGCAGGCCACAATCCGCGAGGATTTCGACCTGACCCTCGGAAAAACCTACGCATATAAGCGCGGTGAGATAGATCCCACCGCGGACTCCGGGTGCTCGGTGGTGCAAGCAGCCGTAGCCCTCGCATGCGCCTACAGGACACCGGAGCTTGCTGTACGCGCTAAGCGGGATACCGAACTACTCTGGGAGCCGGGCGCCCAGGGAGCGTATCAACGCCTTTTCGGGGAAATTCCGAGTGCCCTTCGCATCTGGCGATGTGTGCAAATTCAGCGAGAGACTGGAAAAATCCTCGACGCGCTGCGCAGTCGCCTACAGGGTCGCACGCACGCCATTGTCCAGCGCGGCGATATGTTGATCACACACCTGGTATTTCAGTTGCTTGATCTGGCGGAAATTGACGAATTGTCATTTTCAGTCGAATCGAGACTTACGGCCATACCCGCCTTGACCGAGGCCATCGCGCCTTCGCTGGTACATCGAGTGAACCTCAGCTACGGCCCTACCTCATTTCCCATGAGCATCTTTACGGATGAGGTGCGCTGCAGAGAGCTCGCCCAGATGGTGACGGAGGACGTACGCAGTGGAGCCGCCGCGCCAGAACTCTCCTATGAGCTTGCGCAATCGACACGACCGAAACTGCGTCGAAAGCCTGCCACGGTACCAACTCTTGTCAGCGCTCACGTGATCAAGGATGGAACACCGCTGACTTATGTTCCCAGCAACGCCCCCGAGAAGCTGGCGACCAGGGAGTGGCTTGCGGCGGACGAGCGTAGATCTCAGGCACGTTGGCAGAACCACCGAACGGCACCACTTATCTGGTCATACGACGGTCTCGCCTATTCGGTCAGCGGACTCGTCATCCGTATTTGGGGACTTGCGGGTTGGGCAGAAGCGCCAGCTGCAGTTCAGGGTCCAACGCGATGGCAAGTCGACGGTGATCAAACGCTCTACGAGCTGGCGCAGGCGTGGCTGGCAGTTCACGAGGGGGAAGAATAG
- a CDS encoding DUF1152 domain-containing protein translates to MTRLIVAAGGGGDAVAAAMLHAALYGDEDQAVILTYAWDRLLIDPLPGPRGADSFTGLEPLTRSVWSVPAEAQPIAPAGSTLPRLAAELPHTLALLDPHHGAEGITRQLEELVSHLAPASIDLLDVGGDILAQGDEPTLKSPLADALTLAACCQVNAPIRLLVAGPGLDGEISPDDLRPLFGALVHTFTAEDVDAIGSILEWHPSEATAMLAATARGARGICEVRDARLPVSLTDEGPTVHEVDLDDAVSRNNLARAIMTTAALDEAEAYSREICGFSEIDYERNKAAWLTERPPTKLDPDDVLSRLDQFQSEVRARGVTHTTFRHLTEALNLSGSQRDELRRLLLHSRPDQYDAPLWNIGA, encoded by the coding sequence ATGACGCGGTTGATCGTCGCAGCAGGAGGAGGGGGCGACGCAGTCGCCGCCGCAATGCTTCACGCCGCCCTCTACGGCGACGAGGACCAGGCGGTGATCCTCACGTACGCCTGGGACCGCCTCCTGATCGACCCACTCCCGGGACCGCGGGGAGCCGACAGCTTCACGGGACTCGAGCCCCTCACTCGGTCCGTCTGGTCGGTACCTGCCGAGGCCCAGCCGATCGCCCCGGCAGGCTCCACACTCCCCCGACTCGCGGCAGAGCTCCCGCACACGCTGGCGCTGCTCGACCCTCACCACGGCGCTGAGGGCATCACCCGCCAACTCGAAGAGCTGGTATCCCACCTGGCGCCGGCATCGATCGATCTGCTCGACGTCGGCGGCGACATCCTCGCCCAGGGCGACGAACCCACCCTCAAGAGCCCACTCGCCGACGCCCTCACCCTCGCCGCCTGCTGCCAGGTCAACGCCCCGATCCGACTCCTGGTCGCAGGCCCCGGGCTGGACGGCGAGATCTCCCCCGACGACCTGCGCCCCCTGTTCGGCGCCCTCGTCCACACCTTCACGGCTGAGGACGTGGACGCGATCGGCAGCATCCTGGAGTGGCACCCCTCAGAGGCGACCGCCATGCTCGCCGCAACAGCCCGAGGAGCCCGCGGCATCTGCGAGGTGCGCGACGCCCGCCTTCCCGTCTCCCTGACCGATGAAGGACCTACGGTCCACGAGGTCGACCTGGACGACGCGGTCAGCCGCAACAACCTGGCCCGCGCCATCATGACGACCGCCGCTCTGGACGAGGCCGAGGCGTACAGCCGCGAGATCTGCGGGTTCTCGGAGATCGACTACGAGCGCAACAAGGCAGCGTGGCTCACTGAGCGGCCGCCGACAAAGCTGGATCCCGACGACGTCCTGTCTCGGCTCGACCAGTTCCAGAGTGAGGTCCGCGCCCGCGGAGTCACCCACACGACGTTTCGCCACCTCACCGAGGCCTTGAACCTCAGTGGCTCCCAGCGCGACGAGCTGCGCCGGCTCCTCCTCCACAGCCGACCGGACCAGTACGACGCCCCGCTGTGGAACATCGGAGCATGA
- a CDS encoding GntR family transcriptional regulator: MPQIEEAQPKYLQIAHYIRDQILRGDLRPGDEVPSERQLAADWKVSRPTAARSLEALSHQGLVEKRQGSGTYVRSLEVNRRARELYGRARQTGKIYTPGEYAVITSAGWLEAPDYVAEALGLVKDRRAVHRRRVTNNQAGPINLSTSWFAADVGQRAPKLTDPGRIQEGTLMYVERMTGRQGSYAEDRMCARAATDEEAADLRLEPGSAVLIVHHVVFDLQDRPLEFAEATYPPHRWAFEQGYPLT; encoded by the coding sequence ATGCCGCAGATTGAAGAGGCTCAGCCGAAGTATCTCCAGATCGCCCACTACATCCGTGACCAGATCCTTCGTGGTGACCTGCGGCCGGGGGACGAGGTTCCCTCGGAACGGCAGCTCGCCGCGGACTGGAAGGTGTCCCGGCCCACGGCCGCGCGGTCGTTGGAGGCGCTGAGCCATCAGGGCCTGGTCGAGAAGCGCCAGGGCTCGGGGACGTACGTGCGCAGCCTTGAAGTGAACCGACGGGCAAGGGAGTTGTACGGGCGCGCCCGGCAGACCGGGAAGATCTACACGCCCGGAGAGTACGCGGTGATCACCTCGGCCGGTTGGCTGGAGGCTCCGGACTACGTCGCCGAAGCCTTGGGGCTGGTGAAGGATCGCCGAGCCGTGCACCGCCGGCGGGTGACGAACAACCAGGCCGGTCCGATCAACCTGTCCACTTCGTGGTTCGCTGCGGACGTCGGCCAGCGGGCGCCTAAGCTCACGGATCCTGGGCGGATCCAGGAAGGGACGCTCATGTACGTCGAGCGGATGACGGGGCGTCAAGGCAGCTATGCCGAGGACCGTATGTGTGCCCGGGCCGCCACGGACGAGGAAGCGGCCGACCTGAGGTTGGAGCCGGGGTCCGCGGTCCTCATCGTCCATCACGTCGTCTTCGACCTCCAGGACCGCCCTCTGGAGTTCGCCGAAGCCACCTACCCGCCGCACCGCTGGGCGTTCGAACAGGGCTACCCGCTCACCTGA
- a CDS encoding AIPR family protein, with protein sequence MTALHAQQLEHALDEQFTGIVPVEDLSKFEQRIQRNSFLSRSLAALAIREFTGYPLQRCAEFVIDSFSDQGIDAVAVDLASEEPQVWVVQAKWSSDGTATFSKNAALDLKNGLELLIAREYQCFNAKLTPLIPDLERALSNPRVQITLLPAWAGTQPMGAEAKEVLDRFCAEYEDSLRLRPLRLPDFIRILRSGIAEPQIKLKASASAVDVSPIKDPILAYHGTIGGAEVARWYEDNHHRLFQRNIRNPLGVTAVNRTLVETLRRRPEYFWYFNNGITVLCDKVIMGPRGTWKWRERALSTALRRSPPSTRRTSKPRMSPHAHESASASSP encoded by the coding sequence GTGACCGCTCTGCACGCCCAGCAGCTCGAACACGCCCTCGATGAGCAGTTCACTGGGATCGTCCCCGTTGAGGATCTGTCCAAGTTTGAGCAGCGAATCCAGCGGAACTCATTTCTCTCCCGCTCCCTGGCTGCCCTGGCGATCCGCGAGTTCACCGGCTATCCGCTGCAGCGTTGCGCCGAGTTCGTCATCGACTCGTTCAGCGACCAGGGCATCGACGCCGTGGCGGTGGATCTCGCCTCAGAAGAGCCCCAGGTCTGGGTGGTACAGGCGAAGTGGAGTAGCGACGGCACAGCCACCTTCTCTAAGAACGCTGCCCTCGACCTGAAGAATGGTCTGGAATTACTGATCGCTCGGGAGTACCAGTGCTTCAACGCTAAGCTGACGCCGCTCATCCCCGATCTGGAACGGGCACTCAGCAATCCGCGGGTACAGATCACCCTGCTGCCAGCCTGGGCAGGGACCCAGCCGATGGGGGCCGAGGCCAAGGAGGTGCTCGACCGGTTCTGCGCGGAGTACGAGGACTCGCTGCGCCTGCGCCCCCTGCGACTGCCGGACTTCATCCGCATCCTGCGCTCCGGAATCGCCGAACCCCAGATCAAGCTGAAGGCGTCGGCCTCGGCTGTCGATGTCAGTCCGATCAAGGATCCCATCCTGGCGTACCACGGAACGATAGGAGGCGCGGAGGTCGCCCGCTGGTACGAGGACAACCACCACCGACTCTTCCAGCGGAATATCCGCAATCCGCTCGGTGTCACCGCGGTAAATCGCACCCTTGTGGAGACCCTTCGCAGAAGGCCCGAGTACTTCTGGTACTTCAACAACGGGATCACGGTGCTATGCGACAAGGTGATCATGGGCCCTCGGGGGACCTGGAAATGGAGGGAGCGAGCATTGTCAACGGCGCTCAGACGGTCGCCTCCGTCCACGAGGCGTACCAGCAAACCCCGGATGTCGCCACACGCGCACGAATCGGCGTCCGCATCATCTCCTTGA
- a CDS encoding AIPR family protein: protein MEGASIVNGAQTVASVHEAYQQTPDVATRARIGVRIISLTDCPEGFDHDVTRTTNTQNRVEPQDFIALEKVQQQLRDDFLLRLRKTYVLRRGEEPPQSKEDGCTLREAATALACAHASPELSFQANVDIDLLWDPKQHHRLFPLHRTDAVKTWRTILVLREVERQIDVQRPQWEGRAGTLADLGRLLIAHVTFQCLPRGWQEISESDWPTVPACVAELVDAAVATLIHWIDTGYGPKSQVSSIFRNAERYSDVAGSALVTLQGDNQPPPLSSEYRASERERHARQANAVTVIFENNALEEGTLVEFRPVPGREQQQLTPWLTADARRARATWTRQRRNCLVWAVDGVAYSPTGLAQKMLVEAGYQSKPLQGTRRWFVPQRGSLVDIADRLRQEAEEEEE from the coding sequence ATGGAGGGAGCGAGCATTGTCAACGGCGCTCAGACGGTCGCCTCCGTCCACGAGGCGTACCAGCAAACCCCGGATGTCGCCACACGCGCACGAATCGGCGTCCGCATCATCTCCTTGACGGACTGCCCGGAGGGCTTCGACCACGACGTCACCCGAACGACCAACACCCAGAACAGGGTGGAGCCCCAGGACTTCATCGCCCTGGAGAAGGTGCAGCAGCAGCTCCGCGACGACTTTCTGCTTCGGCTGCGGAAGACCTACGTCCTGCGCCGGGGCGAGGAGCCACCGCAGTCGAAGGAGGACGGTTGCACCCTCAGGGAGGCCGCAACCGCGCTCGCCTGTGCCCACGCCTCTCCGGAACTGTCCTTCCAAGCCAACGTGGACATCGATCTTCTCTGGGATCCGAAGCAGCACCACCGGCTATTTCCGCTCCACCGCACCGACGCGGTGAAGACCTGGCGCACCATCCTGGTGCTCCGGGAGGTTGAGCGGCAGATCGACGTACAACGCCCGCAGTGGGAGGGGCGCGCCGGCACACTCGCCGACCTTGGGCGACTGCTCATCGCCCACGTGACCTTCCAGTGCCTGCCCCGAGGCTGGCAGGAGATTTCCGAATCAGATTGGCCGACGGTACCGGCGTGCGTCGCCGAGCTCGTGGACGCCGCTGTAGCCACGCTGATCCACTGGATCGACACGGGTTACGGACCCAAGAGTCAGGTGAGCAGCATCTTCCGCAATGCTGAGCGATATTCGGACGTCGCTGGTTCAGCGCTGGTGACCCTGCAGGGGGACAATCAACCTCCGCCCCTCTCATCGGAGTACCGCGCGTCCGAGCGTGAACGGCACGCGCGGCAAGCCAACGCTGTCACCGTGATTTTCGAGAACAACGCGCTGGAGGAAGGGACGCTCGTCGAGTTCCGCCCAGTCCCGGGCCGCGAACAGCAGCAGCTCACCCCCTGGCTCACGGCCGATGCACGCCGGGCTCGTGCGACCTGGACCCGGCAGCGCCGCAACTGCCTGGTATGGGCGGTGGACGGTGTCGCATACTCGCCGACCGGTCTGGCCCAGAAGATGCTCGTGGAGGCCGGTTACCAGAGCAAACCGCTTCAGGGCACGCGGCGCTGGTTCGTTCCGCAGCGCGGTTCTCTAGTGGACATCGCCGACCGGTTGCGCCAGGAAGCAGAAGAAGAGGAAGAATGA
- a CDS encoding ATP-binding protein has translation MAYTIDRHPCEDSPRLGAMTLHPEPESVPRARRWFRKFIAPYNPSCSIDDCVLMISELVTNAIRYGRSDDSWVVRVEWYREGTSLRVDVHNPGFPASVQLRHPEADDAHGRGLLLVDSIADSWRSGPSCFGGTVVSFMVTDAWPA, from the coding sequence ATGGCCTACACGATCGACCGTCACCCCTGTGAGGACTCACCGCGGCTCGGAGCGATGACCTTGCATCCGGAGCCGGAGTCCGTCCCCCGCGCCCGGCGCTGGTTTCGGAAGTTCATCGCTCCGTACAACCCATCCTGCTCGATCGACGATTGCGTGCTGATGATCTCGGAGCTGGTGACCAACGCCATCCGCTACGGGAGGTCGGATGACTCGTGGGTGGTGCGGGTCGAGTGGTACCGCGAGGGAACCTCACTCCGCGTCGACGTGCACAACCCGGGGTTCCCGGCGAGTGTGCAGCTGCGGCACCCGGAGGCGGATGACGCCCACGGGCGGGGGCTGCTCCTGGTCGACTCCATCGCCGACTCCTGGCGCTCCGGGCCCAGCTGCTTCGGCGGAACGGTCGTTTCCTTCATGGTCACTGATGCCTGGCCGGCGTGA